The Camelus ferus isolate YT-003-E chromosome 26, BCGSAC_Cfer_1.0, whole genome shotgun sequence nucleotide sequence gaggcaggaaaaCCCCCGTGTCCTAGGTTTGTAGCAGAGGGAGCTAGGGCTTCAATGACTCACATGGGCCCATAACTAGATGGGGTGAGGGACGGCTCAGTGGATGCCTAAGTGGGCGGACAGCATCAAGGGACAGCTGACCCCTCCCCCGACACCTGAGTCCCTCTCCCACAGATTTAAACAATCTCCCGGGAAGACAAAGGAGCCTCAGAGTAAGCTTGGGTATATTACCCACAACTGGACAAAGTTCAAGAGAAATTCTGTCGGATTATATAAAGCAATATAAAGAgaatataaagagaaattatgCTGGgtgaaaaattatgaattatgTGGATGAAAAATGTCCCtgtcatatcagtaaacaaaggatgttgcggCCATCAAACCATCCAGCCATCAGTCAATGCAGCCCTTGaaggtgcaccctgaggggactcaggatggagaaaagcaggatgctggccctaatatgcacatcaaaggaatgatttcaatgattCCCAgcctcttgcatcttcccatacacagaaaaacacacaaaattcaTTATatgagatgtcttttttttttttttttaacagtaatcttttgatgttctgactacctggtttttgttgcaaaactcctatatatcctggctcctcccttacctctttggagcagttcctcagagctatctgaaagGCTGTCTTCTGGGCTCAAGTCCTCAGTTTTTTCTACCAAATAAGACATAATTCTCAGCTtctaggttgtgcttttttttttccagtcgaCAATTATAAAAAGATAGTTATATTCTTTGCCAACTGGAGCTGGGGCCCAAGAATCACATCCAGCAACCTGGCAAAGATGAAAAGTGTTAGCCCTCCAGAAGAATTGTATTTGTACTTTATAGAGAGGATTCTTGACTCCGAGGAGGCTTCAGCATCCATGGGAGAGGACTTGTATGGAAGCCAGGACGTCCCATCCCTGCACCAGCCTTTGTGAAAGTTTCTTATCCTTTCCTAAAAAAGAGCAGCTGGTTAGATGCCCAGGACTCTGACTCCTAGGgttccctctgctctctccaccaccacctccactcaTAATCCAGTGTTCTTATCATCTATGAAGCAAAACACAGTACTTTGTGTTTGTTACAACTGTCCAAAAGATGATAATTATTGCGTTGCTTTATCTCAAGGGAACATTCCTTTAGTCTCTGCCTGAGCTTTTGGTCCTTAATCTCTAGTGTTTATAAAGTGGATCGACTGAACACTCCAGATTACTTCCAGTAACCAGGTATCTGGGTCCTACTAAACACATTTGAAGAGTTCTACTCGTCCTTTTATTAGAAAGAGGTAATCTCCACGTGGGTAGGGATTTTTCAACTGTTTTGGTCTCTGATGGATCTCAGACAcctacctagcacagtgcctggcacatagaaagtactcaagaaatatttgttggtgAATAGAACTGCATCTCTCTCCTATAAATGAGGCTTGTCCCCCTAGGGGACAGCAACCCAGAGGGCTGAGCTTGTGGCTCCTCTGGAGCCTGAGGCATTTGGAAACAGGTTGTTTTTGCCTTATCCAAGGACCCAGGGGCACCGACCGGCTGGTTCTCCACTCTGGCTCCTGCAGCGAAAGTAGGCTTGCCGTGCTAGGCTTGGACTGGTAGAGCTGATGCCATCAAATCATCAAGTgatttccaaaagtcacctcattaacaaaCCAGAAGACACCTTCATCACTTTTATCACTGGAAATGCCAAAGGGTTTAGGAGATCTGTGCCAGCAGTTCTCGAAGTGTGGCCCCAGGACTAGCAGTGTCAGAATCACCCAGGAACTtgggagaaatgaaaattctcaggctccactccagacctactgaattagaaatgTAGGGGGTCCTGCCCAGCAACCAGTGtcttaacaagccctccaggccATTCTGATGCTCTCTCAAGTCAAGAATCGCTGATGTGGCAGGGGGGAGCTAGAGAAGGAACAGTGTTGGAAGCTCAGGGCCCATTCTAAGTGTTAAGAGGGCACCTATTAATTCTGGTACCAGTCCCAGTGTGTGGAGAGGGGGTTACCCCACACCGACAAGCAATTCTGGACATCAACTGGGTGACCTATAATTTAACTCGATTCTGACACCACCTACCTGGAGAGAGCATCTGATCCCATAGGACTTAATCCTACAAGACTGTCCACCTCATGACTTCAGATGGTAATAGCAAGTCCATCTTGTCACCTGCGCTGACCCACTGGCTAGAGATCAGAGGATTCCCACGACCCTCTCCTTGGATTCAGTtcatttgctagagcagctcacagaactcagttTATTCCCAGATGGAAGAGTTGCATAGGGCAAGATATGAGGAAAGGGCACGGAGCTCCGTGTTCTCTCAAAGCACCCCACTCTCCCCAGATCTCTGTGTATTCACCAACATAGGGTGCTCCCTGAACCCTCTCCTCTTGGGTTTTTACAGAGGCTTTATTAAGTCATGATTGATTAATCATTAGCTGTTCATGACTGAACTcaatttccagcccctctcccttcgcAGGTCAGGGCTAAAGTTCCAAACTTCTAACGGCATGGTTGGCTTCCCCTAGTGACCTGTGCCCGGCATCTTTAgatttccaaaagtcacctcattaacaaaCCAGAAGACACCTTTATCACTCTCATCACAGGAAATGCCAaaggtttcaggagctctgtgccagaactgGGGCGAGATCAAGgatgtgtttatttaaaatcaCAGCATCCAAGCAAGATGCAGCCTTCCTGTGGCTCCTCAGGGAGCTTGTTGTGATAGGGGCTGTTTGGAATGCGTGGGTTAGGCCCTGGGGAGTTTTTCTGGGGAGAGGCTCCCATGTGGTAGATGGCTGCTGTGTTGGAAGTGGAGGGGATGAGGTGAAGCGAGGAGGTCATAGTGTAAGGGAAGCTGTGGGGTTCAGGACACCCAAATATCTGGGAAAGGTCAAGAGGGCAGCAGTTATCAGAGGAGACTTGAAGTAGGGGACACCTAAGCGTGAGCTTGCCTCATTCGGGGATGGATGGGAAAGATAAAGTCACGacctcctttctttcccattcttGACAAAAGGAAGGTTCTGAGTGAACCATAAATTTTAATGCAGTGACCCCCTCAAGGATTTAAGTGTTCACGATGCAGGCCCCAGAGCCAGGGCCCTCTGCTACCCACCCCGTACTGGCCCTGAATCCCCATCTGGCCGTGTACACGGTGTGTAGCGCCCACGTGGGTACCACACACCGCAGGCCGGCTGTCTCACAGGTCAGGATCAACAGCTCTCCCTCCTGGCTGCAATGGCCCAACCTCAACCCTGCAGGAACATGAAGGAAGCTGTCAAGTCTGTGGTAAAGAAGAAGGAACTGGAGTGTctgggatggagagaggaggcagTAGCCAGAAGTTCTGGTTGGAGGTCATCCTGACAATGGAGGGACTAGCCACTGCCTGTTGAGTGGCTCTCCAATTAAATCTTGGCCACAGAGAAGAATGCTGGTCCCCTCTTGTTCCTCTGTAGTTTGGACGCTCCCAAACCCAGGGCCGAATAGGTGGAGGGGACAAAACCCAGGGCACACACTCTAAGTGCCCACAAGCAAAGATCTCTTTGGTCTCTGGGCAGTGGGATCACCGCTTGACCTGGAAAGGCTGATGTACGCTGCTGTCTATGGAGAGAGGAAGTCGTATTACTTTTCCCCAAATCAGACCACTAGCATGATTTGTCAGGGACTTGAGTAAAGGAGTGGCCAAGTGCATCAGGCTTACAGACTATTCGGGTGTCAAGGTCACCGTGCAGAACACCAGAGCGTTCTGATGTGCTGGAAAGCTCCCTCGTCTGAGTTAAGAGGCTCAGCTTGGGAGCCAGGAGACACGGCTGAGGATGGGCTTCCTGGTGGTCCTTGGAGGGGTCACCATGGAAACTGTCCCAGGAGCTGTGGGGTCACCTGAGTGTACTACATCTCCCCCCCGCCTCGCCCCAAGGAGAAGGGTTTATTACTTGCATCAAGTAAGAGGAACACCAGGAATCCGGATGCCCAAAGCAGTATCCCTGGCAACTACTAAATTCAGGATTCCAATGCAAACTGGAACCTATCCTACAGTCTAAGGAAGTTCGAACAGTTCAGAGTCCTGAGTGTCTTTTGGAGAGCAGTCTTGCCTCTCCTGCGTTGGGGTGGAGGGACTAGGGAAAAGTTAGACTACAGGTACCACCCTTCACTTGTGTTCACGTAACAGAAGGGAATGAAGTAACTGATGTTAATGAAGTCCCCCAGCAGGAGGCAGCACTGAGTTGCATATCATAATTAGAAAATAACCTTCGTTCCTCTTGAGAACCTTAGAATAAGGAACAAAATAACAGCGCaaagttcttccttttaaaactgTCTCCCTGTGCTTTGGCCTCTGAACAGttgggggaagaggggatggACCTCCATTCTGGCCACGGAGCCTCCTCTCTGTCACTCTCCTGGCAAGACACATTCAAATCATCCTCTTTGGAATGTGTGCATTCAAGAAAATCGAATCTTTGTGGCTCATACTTCCTCTCAATTAATCTGCAATTTCCTTACTTTACCATGCTCCTTTAACCGGCTGCAGACGAGGAGGGAGGCTTTGTTCTAGTTGCTTCCAGAAACCAAGGCATCTactgcccctccctggggtgcTGGCTCTTCTGCACGGGATTAACTGTCCCACAGCAAGGGGTGCATGTCCTCTGctcgggtgggggaggggtgggcagggaggttTGGCCGTGCTCAGTTCTGAAGCTTATTTTGAAAAGGCCAGATCTGTGACTTCAGCAGTGAAAGCCAGATGCACAAAGCAAGAACATTCATGCCTCAGCCCCTAAAGGCAGGTTGCATATTCTGGAAGGTCAGCTCCAGAAGGAAAGGGATTTGCTCTGCTCACAGCTCTATCTccagtgcctaaaacagtgtCTGCATGTAGGCTTacagtgggcactcaataaatagtgttTGCATAAGTGAGAAAATGCTATCAATCTTCATTTGCCCAGGCCTCAGTTCCAACCAATATGGCATAGAGAGCATgggttgggtggggagggtgtagctcagtggtagagtgcatgcttagcatgcatgaggtcttaggttcaatccccagtacctcctctaaaaataaataagtaaacataatcACCCCCCCCCCGCAAAAGGGCATGGATTTTGAAGCTGGACAGATAGAAGTTGGAATCTGAATTCTGATGCACACGAGTCACGGACATGTGTAAACTGGGAATAAAAACACCTACCTTACGTTATTGGGGCCATAAGTAAGATTGCAGTAaaactccaggcagagggaaagcacTTAACCAAtgttctccccccaccccaataatCAAAGCCATCCGATCTCAGTTTATCTTGTGCTGCCCACACACAGCCTCACACAATGTTCGTTCCAGACACACCTATGCacagtttcccctgcagcctccGTGTCCTCCGCACTTGTCACCTGCTCCTGCCTGCTGACCTGTCACTCTGATGGGCACTTCATCACGCCTCCTTGgaatattccattttttctcaGGCGTCTGTCCTGAGGTTCTCTTGTTTTGCCTCAATGCCTTGCATCATGCTGGGTACAGATGAGGCTTAGCAGAGGCTTGTGAAATCAGAATGAGGTGGACACAGCTGGAAAAGACATTTGCTGGTCTGTTGACGAAGCCCACCCTTCCCAAAGCGCTGGTTTTCAGACCACAGCATCTCTCGGTTGGCCCTGTGTCCCTGGGCCTTACTTTTGAGTCGTTTAATGGTGACTGTCACACTAAAGGGTGCCAGTGGAAAGATGGCCTCTGCCGGTACCTCCGCCTGGCTGCCTGGGAGTTGGAGAGATGACAGCAGCAGAGGCTGGAAAAATCACTCGATCAGGTCCTGATGCTCTGCTTAGGCTGGTTGGGTCATTCCCGTGTTCTGGGTTTGGCCTTCTCACCGCTTACTGTGAAGCCCTGAAGCTGGCATTTCTTTCTGGCTCACTCAGACCAGAGACCCCCGtggcctctcccctccttccacctcACCCAGTGCGGTCAAGCCTCCCCTTCTCCCATCTCCATGGCTCTGATCAGCTTCTTCCTTCATGTATAGAAAATCCAACAGCTTTGACATGCCTCCAGCTCAACAGCTCTCCTGTCCCTCGTACTTTAGGTCATTCACGATCCAGGGAGGCCCTCCTGAAACTAAAACCCTATCTGTCCTagtctctcctcctctgtgaaggcTCTCAGATCCCCTGCGCTCCTGGCACTGACAGCCCCCACGCATCCAATGATCACGTAAGTACTGCTTTATGACATCACTGTGTCCTTTTACTCACCGGCTATAGGACCCCTCATCTCCAGATCAGGTTGTAAGCTCCTTGGGAAACACACACTTACAGCTTAGAACTGTCCTTTGCATTTCCTGGTTCATTGCATGTGACATCTGCCCCAGTGTTGTCACTGGATTCCCTGATGGGGGTGACAAGTGCTTTTGCTGATGCTAGAGGGTGGGCCAGCCCAACCACAAAGTTCCTAGACTATCCCAGTGGGCGTTACACTGGACCATGGGACTTATCTCTCTGAGGACAATGATGTTAACTTCCCCGAGGACAAGGACTGCTGTGGATCCTTGCCACCGCACAGCACCCAGCCAGGGTGATGCTCAAGGAAGACCTGGGTTTTCTGGGGAACACTTTTGTTCAGCAGGAAAGGCTCACAACTTGTGAACAATTTTCTTATGGTCAGAGAAGCCAGCTTTTTACCCTCTTGGACCCTGAGAGGTAGGATCAAGAAGGGTAATGGACCTGATCTGATCACGCAGACTTGTGAGCAAGACCTCTGGTTGGATGCCCGGTGGAAGTAAGGTGCTGTTAGTGGAAGCCAAGGGCTTAGGGAGCTGATCCAATCTCTAGTCTGATCCTAGTTGGAGATTTCGTTGCCTTTGCTCTGGTGGTGGCCCCTCTATCTCCTCACTTCCTATCTGTAGGAAAAGGATATGCTGTGTGACTGGAGCCAACAACTTCCACACCATCACCAGGCACAGGGATTCCAGCTGCCTCAGTCCTTGTGAGGGGGAGACTCCTGCTCAGCTCTAGAAAAGGCTAGGAAAGGGACACGTCCGTGAAGGCCCGCTGCTCCCCAAATGGCAGGGTGACAAATGTTGAGTCCAGAGCTGGTAAGATCCAGGTCAGCCACTGCCTCCTGATCCAAGGCCATCTATCCCCTAGCACACTCTGTGATGAGAAACACCTGCTGCGTCTCAGCAATTCCTCTGGCTGGCGTTCAAGGCCCTTAGAAATCTGGCCCCCCTTTTTTGGCTGGGTATAAAagccacccacacccacacaaaTTGCCTGCTCTGGCCAAAGCAGGCAACTTGATGTCCTGGCCTTGGACAGCCTGGTTCCCCAAGACCACGTGACCTTGGCGACATGGTTCCTACCTCTCCCCAGCCACTCATTCTTGGGACCCAGCTGTAGCACCACCTCCATGAAGCCCTCCTTGCATGGACTACTCGCCGGTACCCAACCCTTTATAATCTCTTTTATGCCACCTTTTCTTATGGAGAAAGTTAACATTTCAGTGAAATCCCCAAGGCAGAGAGCTGCTCACATTTGGGCCCCCATGGCCGTTCACACAAAGGAACACTGGACAAACACCCGGGGCACAGGTTCAAGGAGACTAAGTTGGCCGAGGCTCAGGGTCTTCCCTTTGACACTTGCAGGGAAGGGGGCCACAGAGCAAAGGGGGCTGAGTCACTGGGCACGTTTGGGGGGCAGGGACACAGCCCAGAAAAGAGGCAGCACCCACCGCTGAAAAACAAGAGATGGAGAGCAGCAGAGCTGAAGCCCAGCCCGTCTGTCATAGACCAGGCTGCACCGTTCCCTCCTCTGAGCTGTGCGATGAAGGTAAGACTTGCTCTGCTTACCTGACATGATCCGTGTGACTGTCAAGTGAGATACACAGAAAGTGTTGACAAGCACTGGACACATAGTAGTCGATGTTAGCTAGACTTGAAAAGAGCTCAGACAGGGGCCAACTCTGGGCCCTAGGGCGAAGgtggcttttatttcctttcttgggaagggagggaggggagtttTTCCACACCGACCTAAGGAAGGGGCGGGTGCGCCCCCAGAGGACGGGGCCGGAAGAGCCGAAGGACCATTCAGAAGGGCTCCTGTCTGTGTCCACTGGcttgccctgggctgcagggtgTGCCTGAGGTCCCTCTCCTTGGGGTGACAGCTCCTGCAGGGACGGAGGCACATGGAGGTAATCTGCTGGTGTCCATGAAGAGGAAGGGGGAGCAGGTGCCCTGAGTGAGGGAGCAAGGGGCTGGGGTGGCCGACCCCGCGCCCTACGCCTGCGCAGGATGGTCGCTTGCTTAAGGCCTGGCTGGTGTGGCTCTTCTCCCGAGAGGGGCCATTGGAGCCCAGAGGCATTGCTTCATCCGATGGCTGGTCCTTCAAATGTCCATCTCAAACTGTGACTCTTCACCTGGGGAGAGATGGGACAGAGGGTCAGGTGAGCCATGGGCACATGGTAGGGCTGACATTCTAGAGGCCAGGAAGAGGCACGGCCTTCCGACCCGTTGTTCCTAAGAGGAAAGCAGGGGCCAGGTTTGTGCTGCCAAAGAGTCCAAGCAGAACTAGGAGTTCCTGGAAATATATTCCTGGAAATACTCTCTTCCCCAACCCCAAGTGAACAGCGGAgtggggaaggtagagctcagtggtagagggcatgcctagcatacaggaggtcctgggttcaatccacagtacctctattcacataaataaatataaacaaacaaacaaacctaattccccctccctgaaaaataacaaaacaaaaaacccacaaatgaacAGTGGAGAAACCACATCTCCCCACAGGAGAGGTGACAGCcctgaattttgtaaaatttttattatttttaataagagtGAATGGTTCCTTGGGATTTGAAATACATGCAACTCCACTGGACAAACATTCCTTAAACATGAAACCTGTTTGAACACACGTGCCAGCTTCTGGGTTAGAAACGGCACCGTAACCTACTAGGCGTACATCCGATCACCCACGGAGCAGCCTAACCTCGCAGTAAAGCAGTCGCCTGGGTAATTGAGCCACTCACTGCCTTCACCCAACTTTTAccattaaattttctaaataattcagGCTGCAGAAGGTTGTTTCCCTTTTCATGGAAAGCCTCGTTCCTGATCTCCAGGGCCAGGCTGCTCCAAGGTTCCCCATGGCAGGATGCCTGCTCTGACCCCCACAGGGGAACAACTCTTCTTCTGGTTCTGTGTACACAATACGTGGATCCAAGGGCAGGCGCCTTGGCTTCTTATATCCAGTtaagcaaaatggaaaattacGTCCCTCCCTCTCCACTACACCCCATCCCAGCAACCGTGGGGACTGCCAGGCTGTTACTGAGGGGGTCAGAGCTGTGCGCCGGGGGAATTGCTGGGCTGACCTGCATTTGTTTGGGGACAGAGCAGCTCTAGAAACTGGGAGGGAACAGGGTGTGCAAGTGAAGGTGATGAACAGCCTTCAGGTACTGGTGACATGCCAATTTCAGGCGTCGACAACCTCCACATCCTCAACGTCCAGTCGTTGGTTTGAGGCAGAAAGCTGGGGACCGACCACATGAGTCTATCCATCCTTCTCTTAGTCCTTTAACAAAGGGCAGGGAGCAAGGCTGCCTGGGGGGAGCCAGTCCCTCCTACAGCTCTCTGTGTGTGCCCAGGGCCACCCCTCTTCCATCCACTGCTCCCTGAGTCTGAAGGTGAGGCAACCCTGGCCCATCTCGGGTGGCAGGGTTCCCAAGGTAATTATGAATCACATCCTGCCAGCCCCGGAGAGATGGTTCTGCTGCTGTCAGCAGAGCCAGTCCAGCCCAAGGTCCCAGCTGCTTCCTGTCTGGGCTTGATAGACTGCCTTCCGGTGAAGGGTCAGCAGGTTCCAGGCTGACTCAGGTTGTATGCAAGGGCTTATGCTGCATCCTCCCACAGCGGGAGCGCTCGGTCCCGATGCCACAGAGAGTGAATTCACACACACCTCTGCCAGGTTGGCTGCTCTGATTACcagatggggaggcagggagctgggtggaggggagaggggcagacaCCAGGAAGGACCCCCATGTCAAACCTGCAGAAATACCAGGGAAAAGAGCTGTCAATCCAGAGACTACCTCTAAACCAGGGTGTAAGAGAAGGGACAAAGACCACTGCTATCGGctcttggatcagcctgccttcccctcctggaggtgtacttttgctttgctaataaaatctttaaaagcttttgctacacacacacacacacacacacatatataaacccTGCAGAAACAACTCATTTCACTGTTTCTACTGTCTTCATGGAGAACCATGGACAACACCCTGACAGAAGGCGCCCTAGATGCCTTTCTGATCCAGACATGTGATTTCCTAGAGGGTGAGGACACGGCGCCTTTGATAAGGCACCTCCCGCACACTGAATGTCGTGGGTATGTTCCAAGTGTTGCAGACACATGGACAGGCTTCAGGGACAATCATATAAAGGTTATCAAAGTGCTTATCAAAGTGGCTGACTGCTCCCCTCTCATTTCAAACAAGCTCTTCACCAGTGAGATTACTGATGAGGCCAAATCGCCTTTAGTGTTCCTGGGCCCCTCTCACGGGGAAAGTTGGTCCAGATGAAAGTTCTAcagccccgcccccccacccccaccccgacatCTGGGCTCTGGGCCACTCCACGGAGGGTGGGGCAGTCACCATCATACCCCACCTTGGAATTCCCTCGACCAGATGGGACCGCACACGTTCCCTTCCCCAGCCGCCACTCACCGCCTGCCGGCTTGTCCTCTGGGCTGCTGCGCAGGTGGTTCTGGCTGGCTTCCATGGGAGGCTCCTCACCCGTGGGGCTAGTGACCCCCGGGATGGTGGGCAGGTCCCGCGGGGGCGTTCTGGTCACAGGTGAGTTCCGACACTCCATCAGGAACTTCCGGTCGTAGATGATCCTGGTACCTGGAAGGGGGCGGGGACACTGATTAAGCCGTCTCAAAGCCGCCCTACATGCTCTTTTTCCCACTTCTTTGAGGCGTGACTGCAGCAGAGGTATCTGGTTTTCCTGCAAAAGCCTGGGCAGAGGAGTGAGGCTCACTCCATGCCTGGCTGCAGCCCAGGACTCTGCTGCCACCAAACTGCCCTGACTCCCATCCGCGGGCACTCCGATAGCCACCTGAACgcatccttccttccctgtgcTCTCACCTCAGAGCTCATCAACTCACTCCCCGACTCTGTGCTTGGTGTTAAAACTCAGGACCATCACATCTGACAGCGGAGAAAGTGcgttttttaatgcatttttcgaTTCCATCCTCACAGGCCCTTGTGGGGTA carries:
- the EIF4EBP1 gene encoding eukaryotic translation initiation factor 4E-binding protein 1, with translation MSSGSSCSQTPSRAIPATRRVVLGDGVQLPPGDYSTTPGGTLFSTTPGGTRIIYDRKFLMECRNSPVTRTPPRDLPTIPGVTSPTGEEPPMEASQNHLRSSPEDKPAGGEESQFEMDI